The proteins below are encoded in one region of Flammeovirga kamogawensis:
- a CDS encoding sulfatase-like hydrolase/transferase: MKFFSIKSIINLGIVILILTPYAAKSQERPNVLFLTSDDLNFDSIGAYGAKVKNTTPNIDKLSEEGMLFQHAYVQAPNCCPSRNVFHTGNYSHNSGVEGFFSVDFPQATLPEALRNNGYFTGIIQKVVDSAPTNNSKKYWDYVASFENINSRTANKYKVAFEELLQEAKTSNKPFYASVNVQDPHLPFYRGEDTKDGFDKNPPSLIYHQDDIPIHPVLPQYDNFKEEMTDYYNTVRRGDDCIGDILKVLEDAGMMSNTLIVYISDHGMAFPFVKSNLYPQSVKTPWIVVWPNEVKAGEIDTKHMISAIDMMPTILEATNTEVPGPLAGSSLLGVLKGEVEEDREYVFVEHNEGPTAEPRPMRAVHSKDFVYIFNAWGTGDYLATMECRWYRSYATYITLSKEHDEIKERVDFLNYRTVEELYDVKNDPYSKHNLINDPEYAEVLEDLRTRMENWMRTTNDFALEGYLVKDDTTKLKAFMEERIEISQERATRLEWKRNIKNENRPEGKLTELGASNLVEFSSEEEEDEEQEDTDNEGNDESIEENTTVMSSLKGQQEGVVFYPNPIKNGEKIKLNINDVVDVRIIDQQGRVVFDKKSITSSIVINGLSFGVYFVHILKSDKTIHISELIVSK; encoded by the coding sequence ATGAAATTTTTTAGTATAAAATCAATCATCAATCTAGGTATTGTCATACTTATTTTAACACCCTATGCAGCCAAATCACAAGAAAGGCCTAACGTGTTATTTTTAACGTCAGACGATTTAAACTTTGATTCGATAGGAGCGTACGGTGCTAAAGTGAAAAATACAACCCCCAATATTGATAAACTATCTGAGGAAGGAATGCTGTTTCAACACGCATACGTGCAAGCTCCAAACTGTTGTCCCTCTCGAAATGTTTTTCATACCGGAAATTATTCTCATAATAGTGGAGTAGAAGGTTTTTTTAGTGTTGATTTCCCTCAAGCAACATTACCAGAAGCCTTAAGAAACAACGGTTATTTTACAGGTATTATTCAAAAAGTAGTGGATTCTGCACCTACAAATAACAGTAAAAAATATTGGGATTATGTAGCTTCTTTCGAAAATATAAATTCAAGAACAGCGAATAAATATAAGGTAGCATTTGAAGAGTTATTGCAAGAAGCCAAGACTTCAAATAAACCATTTTATGCTTCCGTAAATGTACAAGACCCACATCTACCATTTTATAGAGGTGAAGATACTAAAGATGGTTTTGATAAAAATCCCCCATCCTTAATTTATCATCAAGATGACATTCCTATTCATCCAGTTCTTCCTCAGTATGATAATTTTAAAGAAGAAATGACAGATTATTATAATACTGTTAGAAGGGGAGATGATTGTATTGGAGATATATTAAAAGTACTTGAAGATGCAGGAATGATGTCAAATACTTTGATTGTCTATATTTCAGATCATGGTATGGCATTTCCATTTGTGAAGTCAAATTTATATCCTCAGAGTGTTAAAACCCCATGGATTGTAGTTTGGCCTAATGAAGTAAAAGCAGGTGAAATAGACACCAAACATATGATTTCAGCAATTGATATGATGCCTACAATTCTTGAAGCTACAAATACCGAAGTACCAGGACCGTTAGCTGGTAGTTCATTGTTAGGTGTTTTAAAAGGAGAAGTTGAAGAGGATAGGGAATATGTTTTTGTAGAACACAATGAAGGTCCTACAGCAGAACCTCGTCCTATGCGTGCAGTGCATTCAAAAGATTTTGTGTATATTTTTAATGCTTGGGGTACAGGGGATTATCTTGCAACAATGGAATGTCGTTGGTACAGATCGTATGCAACCTATATTACATTATCCAAAGAACATGATGAAATAAAAGAAAGGGTTGATTTCTTAAATTATCGAACTGTTGAAGAATTGTATGATGTTAAAAATGATCCCTATTCAAAGCACAATCTGATCAATGACCCTGAATATGCAGAAGTGTTGGAGGACCTTAGAACAAGAATGGAAAATTGGATGAGAACAACCAATGATTTTGCATTAGAAGGATATCTAGTGAAAGATGATACGACTAAACTTAAAGCGTTTATGGAAGAGAGAATTGAAATTTCTCAAGAACGTGCAACACGCTTAGAGTGGAAGCGAAACATTAAAAATGAAAATAGACCTGAAGGTAAATTAACGGAATTAGGTGCATCTAATCTTGTAGAATTCTCTTCTGAAGAGGAAGAGGATGAAGAACAAGAGGATACTGATAATGAGGGAAATGATGAGAGTATCGAAGAAAATACTACAGTAATGAGTAGTTTAAAAGGTCAACAAGAAGGAGTCGTTTTTTACCCTAATCCAATAAAAAATGGAGAGAAAATTAAACTCAATATAAATGATGTTGTAGATGTTAGAATCATTGATCAACAAGGGCGTGTAGTTTTTGATAAAAAAAGTATAACATCTTCAATTGTAATAAATGGTTTGAGCTTTGGAGTTTATTTTGTTCATATTCTAAAATCTGATAAAACTATTCATATAAGTGAATTAATAGTTAGTAAATAG
- a CDS encoding sulfatase family protein — translation MNYKANNLFVGLLLLLLSTNCGSISNKKTVTQKSKQPNVLVIMCDQLNYKALSCYGGPVPTPNIDRIAKEGVKFNRAYSATPFCSPSRASIVTGLYPHQHGVVHNLGSKQEDGININDETTGKLLNQEGYATHQYGKWHVESDSLNYLPYYKDQYDYAYQYKQEMADRQITVRKEDGQDWMNFYNQFWPVEVSESMVDKRDHLENVWKDVKHRDFVIKMGRLRLKPEDWIDDILANRTVASIKNATAQDKPFMITTSFIWPHDPNFVPDPYYGLFNPDSLQMPLTKLPETKFDKSWSRRMVKGYGDEGLREFLRIYYGAVKYLDDRVGRILGELEAQGVLDETLIIFTADHGDMMGEHGMVWKVNESFYDDIAAIPFMIRYPKLIKPGVSDIPVSLVDIKPTILSFTDTEYKEDVAGIDIIPFLTGEKDKSLAPKYSFCERIKPHPKGGREVLETAKGAFMVRGEQYKLVMYPDGDSFFYDLKNDPGESKNIINDSKFNKQILELENALQNWLDETGWKGAKVNYMYRTVS, via the coding sequence ATGAATTATAAAGCTAACAATCTATTTGTAGGATTACTACTCTTGCTACTAAGTACAAATTGCGGATCGATATCAAATAAAAAGACGGTTACGCAAAAGTCTAAGCAACCTAATGTGTTGGTAATCATGTGTGACCAACTCAATTACAAGGCTTTAAGCTGCTATGGAGGACCTGTACCTACACCAAATATTGACAGAATTGCGAAGGAAGGAGTTAAGTTTAATAGAGCTTATAGTGCTACTCCTTTTTGTTCTCCTTCTCGTGCTTCTATTGTAACTGGACTCTACCCACATCAACATGGTGTGGTGCACAACTTAGGATCTAAGCAGGAAGATGGAATCAATATTAATGATGAAACTACCGGTAAGTTGCTAAATCAAGAAGGTTATGCTACTCACCAATATGGCAAATGGCATGTAGAAAGTGATTCCCTAAATTACTTACCTTATTATAAGGATCAGTATGATTATGCTTATCAGTATAAACAAGAGATGGCCGATAGACAAATTACGGTGCGTAAGGAAGATGGACAGGATTGGATGAATTTCTACAATCAATTTTGGCCTGTAGAGGTAAGTGAATCAATGGTAGATAAAAGAGATCATTTAGAAAATGTTTGGAAGGATGTCAAACACAGGGACTTTGTGATCAAAATGGGGCGTTTAAGGTTAAAACCTGAAGATTGGATTGATGATATTTTAGCCAATCGTACCGTTGCTTCTATCAAAAATGCGACGGCTCAAGACAAGCCGTTTATGATTACAACATCATTTATATGGCCGCATGATCCAAACTTTGTGCCTGACCCATATTATGGACTATTTAATCCAGATTCTTTACAGATGCCACTAACAAAATTACCAGAGACTAAGTTTGACAAATCATGGTCTAGAAGAATGGTAAAAGGATATGGTGATGAAGGCCTGAGAGAGTTTTTACGTATCTATTACGGTGCTGTAAAATATCTTGATGACAGAGTTGGAAGAATTTTAGGAGAACTAGAAGCTCAAGGTGTACTTGATGAAACGCTCATCATCTTTACGGCTGACCATGGTGACATGATGGGCGAACATGGAATGGTTTGGAAGGTCAATGAGTCGTTTTATGATGATATTGCCGCTATTCCTTTCATGATCCGTTACCCTAAACTCATCAAACCGGGTGTATCTGATATCCCAGTAAGTCTTGTCGATATCAAACCTACTATTTTATCGTTTACAGATACGGAATACAAAGAAGATGTGGCAGGTATAGATATTATTCCATTCTTAACGGGTGAGAAAGATAAATCATTAGCACCTAAATATTCATTCTGTGAACGTATCAAACCACATCCAAAAGGTGGTCGTGAGGTGTTAGAAACTGCAAAAGGTGCTTTTATGGTACGTGGTGAGCAATACAAATTAGTCATGTATCCTGATGGTGATAGTTTCTTTTATGACTTAAAGAATGATCCGGGTGAATCAAAAAATATAATCAATGACAGTAAATTTAACAAGCAAATCCTTGAACTGGAAAATGCATTGCAGAATTGGTTAGATGAAACAGGTTGGAAAGGAGCAAAAGTGAATTATATGTATCGTACAGTATCCTAA
- a CDS encoding sulfatase-like hydrolase/transferase, translated as MNKRLFITFLVVFFTKNVFSQEKPNVLFIQTDQHVWYGLDFVDKGFDTPNLNTLAENGTYFSNAIVTTPSCSPARGTFVTGMYPHSNTIINNLVSKPNAKYKQHGVEKIEYQLTENILFDKGYFTGHYGKWHIGKKKVLKCYKGSLLEGQSHSYDANKNYKEKLAKEMAKINPKPSDQELWGYPLYQSKVFTEASGNTKWKHKGILATGETSIPVELLPHTSITNEAIRTVKAKKGQPWMITVSYHPPHIPWAMPEPYFSMYNREDMKVDMSESDKVHPNANNMDAQRLGRLVGEKGIKEYLAIYRSQVKYMDEEVGRIIQSLKETGQYENTLIIFTSDHGDIQGRFGAMGKSLDGFYDELVRVPLIVKAPNSTNKKMLKDKHQVSIIDIMPTILDYCGIEIPKQVQGASLKPLVNDKKIVWRKYNVCERTYPHKNDYVCRMITDSHYKYVFYSNGPDALYDLKKDPKELKNVIDNKKYKGKVEELKTALTEWMVESNDTYLAKYFEI; from the coding sequence ATGAACAAGAGATTATTTATAACATTTTTAGTAGTTTTTTTTACTAAAAATGTTTTTTCGCAAGAGAAACCAAATGTATTATTCATTCAGACAGATCAACATGTTTGGTACGGTCTAGATTTCGTAGATAAAGGTTTTGATACTCCTAATCTAAATACATTGGCTGAAAATGGCACCTATTTCAGTAATGCAATAGTAACAACACCATCATGTTCTCCTGCTAGGGGAACTTTTGTTACAGGAATGTATCCTCATAGCAATACTATCATAAATAATTTAGTCTCCAAACCTAATGCTAAATACAAACAACATGGTGTCGAAAAAATTGAATATCAATTAACTGAAAACATTTTATTTGATAAAGGATACTTTACAGGACATTATGGTAAATGGCATATTGGAAAGAAAAAAGTATTAAAATGCTACAAAGGTAGTTTACTTGAGGGGCAATCGCATAGCTATGATGCCAATAAAAACTATAAGGAAAAATTAGCTAAAGAAATGGCAAAAATAAATCCTAAACCTTCTGATCAAGAACTTTGGGGATATCCTCTTTACCAAAGTAAAGTTTTTACAGAAGCATCCGGAAATACTAAATGGAAACATAAAGGTATTTTAGCTACTGGAGAAACATCTATTCCTGTAGAATTATTGCCACACACTTCTATTACAAATGAGGCGATTAGAACAGTAAAAGCTAAAAAAGGACAACCATGGATGATTACTGTAAGCTATCATCCCCCACATATTCCTTGGGCTATGCCTGAACCTTATTTTAGCATGTACAATAGAGAAGACATGAAGGTTGATATGAGTGAGTCTGATAAAGTACACCCTAATGCAAATAACATGGATGCCCAAAGATTAGGCAGATTAGTAGGTGAAAAAGGAATCAAAGAGTACTTGGCAATTTATAGATCTCAAGTGAAATATATGGATGAAGAAGTTGGTCGCATAATACAGTCATTAAAAGAAACAGGTCAGTATGAAAATACATTAATAATTTTCACTTCAGATCATGGTGATATTCAGGGAAGATTTGGTGCTATGGGTAAAAGTTTAGATGGCTTCTATGATGAATTAGTTCGTGTTCCTTTAATTGTAAAAGCACCTAATTCAACTAACAAAAAAATGTTGAAAGATAAACATCAAGTAAGTATAATAGATATTATGCCTACCATTCTTGACTATTGTGGAATTGAGATCCCTAAACAAGTACAAGGTGCATCTTTAAAACCTTTAGTGAATGATAAAAAAATAGTGTGGCGTAAGTATAATGTATGTGAAAGAACGTATCCACATAAAAATGATTATGTCTGCAGAATGATCACAGATAGTCATTATAAATATGTTTTTTATAGTAATGGACCTGATGCATTGTATGATTTAAAGAAAGACCCTAAAGAATTGAAAAACGTTATTGACAATAAAAAGTATAAAGGAAAAGTTGAAGAGCTAAAAACAGCTTTGACAGAATGGATGGTGGAATCTAATGATACTTACCTTGCTAAATATTTTGAGATCTAA